From Oncorhynchus mykiss isolate Arlee chromosome 6, USDA_OmykA_1.1, whole genome shotgun sequence, the proteins below share one genomic window:
- the LOC110525028 gene encoding fatty acid binding protein 1-B.1-like, with the protein MSFSGKYQMESHDNFESFMEAVGLPDELIQEGKDIKSISEIEETGDHFKVTVTTGTKILTNSFTIGQETELESPTGEKVNSVVTREGNKLTAILNGIEYVTELTDANTLVNTMTLSGMSYKRTSKRM; encoded by the exons ATGTCTTTCTCAGGGAAATACCAGATGGAGTCACATGACAACTTTGAGTCTTTCATGGAGGCTGTTG GTCTCCCTGATGAGCTTATCCAGGAGGGCAAAGACATCAAGAGCATCTCTGAGATTGAGGAGACTGGAGACCACTTCAAGGTGACTGTCAccacggggacaaagatcctcACCAACTCCTTCACCATTGGCCAGGAGACGGAGCTCGAGTCGCCGACCGGGGAGAAGGTCAAT TCTGTGGTGACGAGGGAGGGTAACAAGCTGACGGCCATCCTGAATGGGATCGAATATGTCACAGAACTTACAGACGCAAACACCCTCGTCAAC ACCATGACTCTGTCTGGCATGTCATACAAGAGGACCAGCAAACGAATGTGA